One Halomonas sp. THAF5a genomic region harbors:
- the arfB gene encoding alternative ribosome rescue aminoacyl-tRNA hydrolase ArfB gives MLELSRQVTLPDHEIEMQAVRAQGAGGQNVNKVATAIHLRFDIRASSLPEGFKEKLLALGDQRITRDGVVIIKAQNHRTQERNRSEALARLKALIKSVMYAPKKRVATRPSKVAKQRRLDSKKKRGRHKALRGKVEP, from the coding sequence ATGCTGGAACTCTCTCGACAGGTGACCCTTCCCGACCACGAGATCGAGATGCAGGCGGTGCGCGCCCAGGGCGCCGGTGGCCAGAACGTCAACAAGGTCGCCACGGCGATCCACCTGCGCTTCGATATCCGCGCCTCCAGCCTGCCCGAGGGCTTCAAGGAGAAGCTGCTGGCGCTGGGCGACCAGCGCATCACCCGCGACGGTGTGGTGATCATCAAGGCACAGAACCACCGCACCCAGGAGCGCAATCGCAGCGAGGCCCTGGCGCGGCTCAAGGCGCTGATCAAGAGCGTGATGTACGCCCCGAAGAAGCGCGTCGCCACCCGCCCCAGCAAGGTCGCCAAGCAGCGCCGCCTGGACAGCAAGAAGAAGCGCGGCCGGCACAAGGCCCTGCGTGGCAAGGTCGAGCCCTGA
- the apbC gene encoding iron-sulfur cluster carrier protein ApbC — translation MIEGVKHIVAVASGKGGVGKSTVTVNLALAMAAEGYRVGVLDADIYGPSQAQMLGVGEGVRPQSAGENRFRPLEAHGIQAMSMAFLADVREPMVWRGPMVAGAFQQMLTQTAWDDLDYLFIDMPPGTGDIQLTLAQKVPVDGAVIVTTPQDIALLDARKGIEMFRKVNVPVLGVVENMSLHTCSQCGHSEPIFGAGGGERIADEYETRVLGRLPLSLAIREQVDGGRPTVVAEPESEVTATFRGMSRQVAEQVEGQAPDGPEISFGE, via the coding sequence GTGATCGAAGGGGTCAAGCATATCGTCGCCGTGGCATCCGGCAAGGGAGGCGTGGGCAAGTCCACCGTCACCGTCAACCTGGCGCTGGCCATGGCCGCCGAGGGCTATCGAGTCGGCGTCCTGGATGCCGATATCTACGGGCCCAGCCAGGCCCAGATGCTCGGGGTGGGCGAGGGCGTGCGTCCCCAGTCCGCGGGCGAGAACCGCTTCCGGCCGCTCGAGGCCCACGGCATCCAGGCCATGTCCATGGCCTTCCTGGCCGATGTCCGCGAGCCCATGGTGTGGCGTGGGCCGATGGTGGCCGGGGCCTTCCAGCAGATGCTCACCCAGACGGCCTGGGACGACCTGGACTACCTGTTCATCGACATGCCGCCGGGCACCGGCGACATCCAGCTGACCCTGGCCCAGAAGGTGCCGGTGGACGGCGCGGTGATCGTGACCACGCCCCAGGACATCGCCCTGCTCGACGCGCGCAAGGGCATCGAGATGTTCCGCAAGGTCAACGTGCCGGTGCTCGGCGTGGTGGAGAACATGAGCCTGCACACCTGCTCCCAATGCGGCCACAGCGAGCCGATCTTCGGCGCGGGCGGCGGGGAGCGCATCGCCGATGAGTACGAGACGCGCGTGCTCGGCCGGCTGCCGCTGAGCCTGGCGATCCGTGAGCAGGTCGATGGCGGCCGCCCCACCGTGGTGGCCGAGCCGGAGAGCGAGGTGACCGCCACCTTCCGCGGCATGTCCCGCCAGGTGGCCGAACAGGTCGAGGGTCAGGCGCCCGACGGACCGGAGATCTCCTTCGGCGAGTGA
- the dcd gene encoding dCTP deaminase has protein sequence MSIKSDKWIRRMAEQEGMIEPFEADQVRYVNERRVISYGTSSYGYDVRCADEFKVFTNIHSAVVDPKGFDEKSFVDIKGDVCVIPPNSFALARTVEYFRIPRSVLTICLGKSTYARCGIIVNVTPLEPEWEGHVTLEFSNTTNLPARIYANEGVAQMLFLESDEVCETSYKDRGGKYMGQRGVTLPRT, from the coding sequence ATGAGCATCAAATCCGACAAGTGGATCCGCCGCATGGCCGAGCAGGAAGGCATGATCGAGCCCTTCGAGGCCGACCAGGTGCGCTACGTGAACGAGCGGCGAGTGATCTCCTACGGGACGTCCAGCTATGGCTACGATGTGCGCTGTGCCGACGAGTTCAAGGTCTTCACCAACATCCACTCGGCGGTGGTGGACCCCAAGGGCTTCGACGAGAAGAGCTTCGTCGACATCAAGGGCGACGTCTGCGTGATCCCCCCCAACTCCTTCGCTCTGGCGCGCACCGTGGAGTACTTCCGCATCCCGCGCAGCGTGCTGACCATCTGCCTGGGCAAGTCCACCTACGCGCGCTGCGGCATCATCGTCAACGTGACGCCGCTGGAGCCGGAGTGGGAGGGGCACGTGACCCTGGAGTTCTCCAACACCACCAACCTGCCGGCGCGCATCTATGCCAACGAGGGCGTGGCGCAGATGCTGTTCCTGGAGTCCGACGAGGTCTGCGAGACCTCCTACAAGGACCGCGGCGGCAAGTACATGGGGCAGAGGGGCGTGACCCTGCCGCGCACCTGA
- the purN gene encoding phosphoribosylglycinamide formyltransferase, translated as MSGTDYPSDTLNAFTPEPSEARRVVVLISGSGSNLQALIDAQAHDELGGEIVAVISNQPDAYGLKRARDAGIDAVALPHREYDSREAYDGALIKVIERHEPDLIVLAGFMRILTPRFVNRFLGRMLNIHPSLLPAYTGLHTHARALADGVTEHGCSIHFVTEELDGGPVALQAVVSVAPDETEESLQAKVQAREHLIYPIAVRWFLEGRLQLKSEAAAMDGVALPPTGMRLSHADAAEELDEDVEK; from the coding sequence ATGAGCGGGACCGACTACCCCAGCGACACCCTGAACGCCTTCACCCCCGAGCCCAGCGAGGCGCGGCGGGTGGTGGTGCTGATCTCCGGCAGCGGCAGCAACCTCCAGGCGCTGATCGACGCCCAGGCGCACGACGAGCTGGGCGGCGAGATCGTCGCGGTGATCTCCAACCAGCCGGACGCCTACGGCCTGAAGCGCGCCCGGGACGCCGGCATCGATGCCGTCGCCCTGCCCCATCGCGAGTACGACAGCCGTGAGGCCTACGACGGCGCGCTGATCAAGGTGATCGAGCGCCACGAGCCCGACCTGATCGTGCTGGCCGGCTTCATGCGCATCCTCACGCCGCGCTTCGTCAACCGCTTCCTGGGCCGGATGCTCAATATCCACCCCTCGCTGCTGCCCGCCTACACCGGGCTGCACACCCATGCCCGGGCCCTGGCCGACGGCGTCACCGAGCACGGATGCAGCATCCACTTCGTCACCGAGGAGCTCGACGGCGGCCCGGTGGCCCTGCAGGCCGTCGTGTCCGTAGCCCCGGACGAGACCGAGGAGAGTCTGCAGGCCAAGGTCCAGGCCAGGGAGCACCTGATCTACCCGATCGCGGTGCGCTGGTTCCTCGAGGGGCGCCTGCAGCTCAAGAGCGAGGCGGCGGCCATGGACGGCGTCGCGCTGCCGCCCACCGGCATGCGCCTCTCCCACGCCGACGCCGCCGAGGAGCTCGACGAGGACGTCGAGAAGTAG
- the purM gene encoding phosphoribosylformylglycinamidine cyclo-ligase — translation MTDSTNRPTGTSLSYKDAGVDIDAGNALVDRIKGVAKRTTRPEVMGGLGGFGALCELPKGYQEPVLVSGTDGVGTKLRLAMDIGRHDTIGIDLVAMCVNDLVVAGAEPLLFLDYYATGKLDVDIAADVVTGIGEGCEQAGCALVGGETAEMPGMYEGSDYDLAGFCVGVVEKSEILDGSQVGEGDVLLGLASSGPHSNGYSLIRKILEVSGAALDTAVDGKPLGEALLAPTKIYVKPLLSLLKETDVPVHALSHITGGGLTENIPRVLPESLGARIDVASWTRPAIFDWLKEQGNVDEHEMHRVLNCGIGMVIVVPAEKADQARAHLQAQGETVHRIGVITARGEGDEPVQLENLEA, via the coding sequence ATGACCGATTCCACCAACCGCCCGACCGGGACCTCGCTCAGCTACAAGGACGCCGGCGTCGACATCGATGCCGGCAATGCCCTGGTCGACCGCATCAAGGGCGTCGCCAAACGCACCACCCGCCCCGAGGTCATGGGCGGGCTGGGCGGTTTCGGCGCCCTGTGCGAGCTGCCCAAGGGCTACCAGGAGCCGGTGCTGGTCTCCGGCACCGACGGCGTCGGCACCAAGCTGCGCCTGGCCATGGACATCGGCCGCCATGACACCATCGGCATCGACCTGGTGGCGATGTGCGTCAACGACCTGGTCGTGGCCGGCGCGGAGCCGCTGCTCTTCCTCGACTACTATGCCACGGGCAAGCTCGACGTGGATATCGCCGCCGACGTGGTGACCGGCATCGGCGAGGGCTGCGAGCAGGCGGGCTGCGCTCTGGTGGGCGGCGAGACCGCCGAGATGCCCGGCATGTACGAGGGCAGCGACTACGACCTCGCCGGCTTCTGCGTGGGCGTGGTGGAGAAGTCCGAGATCCTCGACGGCAGCCAGGTCGGCGAAGGCGACGTGCTGCTGGGCCTGGCCTCCTCCGGCCCCCACTCCAACGGCTACTCGCTGATCCGCAAGATCCTCGAGGTCTCCGGCGCGGCCCTGGACACCGCCGTCGACGGCAAGCCCCTGGGCGAGGCGCTGCTCGCGCCCACCAAGATCTACGTCAAGCCGCTGCTGTCGCTGCTCAAGGAGACCGACGTCCCGGTGCACGCGCTGTCGCACATCACCGGTGGCGGCCTGACCGAGAACATCCCCCGCGTGCTGCCCGAGAGCCTGGGCGCGCGCATCGATGTGGCGAGCTGGACCCGCCCGGCGATCTTCGACTGGCTCAAGGAGCAGGGCAACGTCGACGAGCACGAGATGCACCGGGTGCTCAACTGCGGCATCGGCATGGTGATCGTGGTGCCGGCGGAGAAGGCCGACCAGGCTCGCGCCCACCTGCAGGCCCAGGGCGAGACCGTCCACCGCATCGGGGTGATCACCGCCCGGGGCGAGGGTGACGAGCCGGTCCAGCTGGAGAACCTCGAGGCATGA
- a CDS encoding AI-2E family transporter: protein MRRQWWVVAACTALALWFLISIEPVLMPFFVSMILAYLGDPLTDRLEDRGLSRRLAVSLVFLLLSLIIVLVLLVVVPIFGRQLGQVIDSLPAVLNWVQQSVVPRVQALTGLDLSTDIDQMRTAFVDNWKETGTFAASLLAQVSRSGLAVAAWIANLALIPVVTFYLLLDWDILVGKVRASLPRRWEPAAVRLAGECDEVLSAFLRGQLIVMLCLGVIYAVGLTLLGVRFGLLIGLLAGLASIVPYLGVIVGISVAGVVAFFQFGDFLILLGVGAVFGFGQLVESVVLQPKLLGDKIGLHPVAVIFAVLAGGQLFGFTGVLLALPVAAMLMVVLRYLHDHYKNSTLYDAGRSRTHDEESP, encoded by the coding sequence ATGCGCAGACAGTGGTGGGTAGTGGCGGCGTGCACGGCGCTGGCGCTGTGGTTCCTGATCAGCATCGAGCCGGTGCTGATGCCGTTCTTCGTCAGCATGATCCTGGCCTACCTGGGCGATCCGCTGACCGATCGACTGGAAGACAGGGGGCTCTCCCGGCGCCTGGCGGTGTCGCTGGTGTTCCTGCTGCTGAGCCTGATCATCGTGCTCGTGCTGCTGGTGGTGGTGCCGATCTTCGGTCGGCAGCTCGGCCAGGTCATCGATTCGCTGCCCGCGGTCCTCAACTGGGTGCAGCAGAGCGTGGTGCCGCGGGTGCAGGCGCTGACCGGCCTGGACCTCTCCACCGACATCGACCAGATGCGCACGGCCTTCGTCGACAACTGGAAGGAGACCGGCACCTTCGCCGCCAGCCTGCTGGCTCAGGTCTCTCGCTCGGGGCTGGCGGTGGCGGCCTGGATCGCCAACCTGGCGCTGATCCCGGTGGTGACCTTCTACCTGCTGCTCGACTGGGACATCCTGGTCGGCAAGGTACGGGCCTCGCTGCCGCGCCGCTGGGAGCCCGCGGCGGTCCGCCTGGCCGGCGAGTGCGACGAGGTGCTCTCCGCCTTCCTGCGCGGCCAGCTGATCGTCATGCTCTGCCTGGGGGTGATCTATGCCGTGGGGCTGACACTGCTCGGCGTGCGTTTCGGCCTGCTGATCGGGCTGCTCGCGGGGCTGGCCAGCATCGTGCCCTATCTCGGCGTGATCGTCGGCATCTCGGTGGCCGGGGTGGTGGCCTTCTTCCAGTTCGGCGATTTCCTGATCCTGCTCGGCGTTGGCGCGGTGTTCGGCTTCGGCCAGCTGGTCGAGAGCGTGGTGCTGCAGCCCAAGCTACTCGGCGACAAGATCGGCCTGCACCCGGTGGCGGTGATCTTCGCCGTGCTGGCGGGGGGGCAGCTGTTCGGTTTCACCGGGGTGCTGCTGGCGCTGCCGGTGGCCGCGATGCTGATGGTGGTGTTGCGTTATCTCCACGATCACTATAAAAACAGTACCTTGTATGATGCCGGTCGTTCACGCACCCACGACGAGGAGTCGCCATGA
- the hda gene encoding DnaA regulatory inactivator Hda → MSRAPAQLPLGVGLRDDATFANFHPGPNATLVDRLVHQLDDDGEPFLYVWGAAGTGRSHLLQAACHAASDRDGRALYLPLAELGHFPPLMLEEIERLDLVAIDDLERVVGRKRWEEALFHAFNRLRDAGKRLVIAAEAPPRQLPVELPDLASRLTWGMTFHLQGLDDPGRLAALQLRAKGRGMQLPDEVARYILHRGPRRLDAFFATLETLDRASLSAQRKLTIPFVKQALGW, encoded by the coding sequence ATGAGTCGAGCACCCGCGCAGTTGCCACTGGGCGTGGGGCTTCGCGACGACGCCACCTTCGCCAACTTTCACCCCGGGCCCAACGCGACCCTGGTCGACCGGCTGGTGCACCAGCTCGACGATGACGGCGAGCCCTTCCTTTATGTGTGGGGCGCCGCGGGCACCGGCCGCAGCCATCTGCTGCAGGCCGCCTGCCATGCCGCCTCCGACCGCGACGGCCGGGCGCTCTATCTGCCGCTGGCGGAGCTCGGCCACTTCCCGCCGCTGATGCTCGAGGAGATCGAGCGGCTGGACCTGGTGGCCATCGACGACCTCGAGCGGGTCGTCGGGCGCAAGCGCTGGGAGGAGGCGCTCTTCCACGCCTTCAACCGCCTGCGCGACGCCGGCAAGCGGCTGGTGATCGCCGCCGAGGCGCCGCCGCGGCAGCTGCCGGTGGAGCTGCCCGACCTGGCCTCGCGCCTCACCTGGGGCATGACCTTCCACCTGCAGGGGCTCGACGACCCCGGCCGCCTGGCGGCGCTGCAGCTGCGCGCCAAGGGGCGCGGCATGCAGCTGCCCGACGAGGTGGCGCGTTACATCCTGCACCGCGGGCCGCGTCGCCTGGACGCGTTCTTCGCGACCCTGGAGACCCTGGATCGCGCCTCGCTCTCCGCCCAGCGCAAGCTGACCATTCCCTTCGTCAAGCAGGCGCTGGGCTGGTAG